The following DNA comes from Caulobacter sp. X.
CCGCCTATCCGCGCATCCTCGACAGCCTGCCCAAGGTGGGCGTGCGCCGCCGCATCGTCTCGTTCGTCCTGCCGTTGGGCTATTCGTTCAACCTCGACGGCTCGATGCTGTACTGCACCTTCGCGACCATGTTCATTATGCAGGCCCACGGCGTGCATCTGACGGTCCAACAGCAGATCTTCATGCTGCTGCTCTTGATGGTGACCTCCAAGGGCATCGCCGGCGTGCCGCGCGCCTCGCTGGTCGTGATCATGGCCACCCTCACCTACTTTGGCCTGCCGGAAGCCTGGATCGCCCTGGTGCTCGGCGTCGACCACCTGCTGGACATGGGCCGCAGCGCCACCAACGTCGTCGGCAACAGCGTCGCCGCCGCCGTGGTCGCCAAGTGGGAGGGCGAGCTGGACGAGATCGATCCCGAGGCCGAAGGGGCCACGATCTAAGCCGCCTTTTGATACGCCTATCGAACGGCCCGCATCGAAGCTCGGCGCGGGCCGTTTTCGTGTCCAGTTGATACTGTACAGTAAAAACTTGACACCACCCGCCCGAGGTCCAATCTCAAGCGGGAGGGACTAGAAGGACGACGTCAATGAGCAAGATCGCTCACATCGCGCGCGCGGCCCTGGTCGGGCTCGCCATTTCCGCCCCGCTGGCGCTGAGCGGCGCGGCGGCCGCCCAGGACACGACCCCGGCCCCGGCCGAAAAGGCGGCCAAGCCCGCCCGGCAGTGCTTCTACCTGTCCGACTGGCGCGGCTGGACCGCCCCGGACAAGGACACCCTGTACCTGAAGGTGCGGGGCAAGGACGTCTACAAGGTCGACCTGGCCTATGGCTCCAACCAGCTGACCTGGCCGGGCACGCACCTGGTCTCGATCGTCCGAGGCGTCGACAGCGTCTGCGGTCCGCTGGACCTGGACCTGCGGGTGTCGGACGGCTTTGGCATGGCGATCCCGATCCGGGCCAAGACCATCACCAAGCTGACCCCGGAACAGATCGCGCTGATCCCGAAGAAGTATAAGCCGTAAGGCTTAAAGGGCCGCCGCGTTCAGCAGCGCCACGACCATGGCGTTGGCGGGCGCGGCGATCCCGTGGGCCGCGCCCTTGCGGACGATCACGCCGTTGCGGGCGTCCAGCTCCATCGGCCGGCCGGCGGCGCGGTCGGCGTGCAGCGAATTGACCGAACCCGGATCGGCGGCGCGATAGCCGGCGATGACCTGGTCGGGGAGGTCGTCGGAAAGCTCCGCCCCCTCGGCCCGGCCCACCGCCACGCACTCGCGCACCAGGGTCCGCATGACCTCGGCCGCGCCCTCGTCCTGGGCGACCCCGGCGGGCTTGAGGATCAGGGCGTTGACCGCCCCGGCGCAGTTCAGCGCCAGTTTCTTCCAGGCCTCGGTGGTGAAATCGGCGACCGTCTCGACCGCGATCGGCGTGTGGGCGAACAGGGCCGCGAAGGCTTCGCCAGCCGCGCCCGCCGGGACCTTGATCCAGCCGTTGCGCCGCTGCAGCACCCGTCCTGGGGCCGAGCGCTCGGCCGGGATGTCGACCACCGCCGGGACAAGCCGCTCGGCGTCGATCCGGCCCGCGAAGGGCTCGGCATGCTCGACGCCGTTGCGCAGGATGGCGACGCGAGTCTCGGGACCGACCAGGGCGTCCAGCCAGGCCATGGTCCCATCGGTGTCGTAGGTCTTGGTGGTCACCAGCACCCAGTCGACGGGCGACAGGCCCCCATCCTCAAGGCTCTGGGGCGAGGCGGCCACGCGCGGCGTCGCGGTGATCGTCCCCTCGGGGGTCTCGACCGCCAGGGTCTCGAACGGCGTGCGGACGCAGACCGTCACAGCGTGCTCGGCCTTCTGCGCCAGCCAAGCCGCCACGGTTCCACCGACGGCGCCCGGGCCGATCACGGCGATGCTGGTCATGGCAGGCTCCACAGAAAAACACCCTCTCCGGACGGAGAGGGCGGGGCCCATGCGAAGCATGGGAGGGTGAGGTGATAGGACGGTGAGGCTGCGAGGTGCGGGGCCGGCGCGGACGTCAGCCCACGCCGGAAACCCTCACCCTCCCACCGCTACGCGGCGGGCCCCGCCCTCTCCCGTTGGGAGAGGGGGTCTAGATCCTATTCCGCCGGCAGCACCTGGTCCGAGCGCTTCTTCATCATCTCGTCGAAGCTGGTCCACACGCCCTCGGCGCCGTGCCACGAGCCCTTGGTGGCGGCCTTGGAGTATTCGGTCGCGCGGGCCTCGAAGAAGTTGGCGTGCTCGACGCCCGACAGCAGCGACTGCAGCCAGGGCAGCGGGTTTTCCTTCACGCCGTACACTTCCGGCAGCTGCAGCTGGCGCAGGCGCCAGTCGGCGATGAAGCGAATGTACTGCTTGATGTCGTCGGGGGTCATGCCCTGGACGTCGCCGGCCTCGAAGGCCAGGTCGATGAACTTGTCTTCCAGCCCGACCACGTGCTTGCAGCAGTCGACGATGTCGTCGGCCACGGCCTTGGTCACCGCGTTCGTTTCCTTGTTGAACGCGTGGTACAGCTTGATGATGCCGTCGCAGTGCAGGCTCTCGTCGCGGATCGACCACGAGACGATCTGGCCCATGCCCTTCATCTTGTTGAAGCGCGGGAAGTTCATCAGCATCGCGAACGAGGCGAACAGCTGCAGGCCTTCGGTGAAGCCGCCGAACATGGCGAGCGTCCGGCAGATGTCGGCGTTCGAGTCGACGCCGAAGGTCTGCATGTAGTCGTGCTTGGCCTTCATGGCCTCGTATTCCATGAACGCCGAGAACTCGGTCTCGGGCATGCCGATGGTCTCGAGGAGCAGGGCGTAGGCCGCGATATGGATCGTCTCCATGTTCGCGAACGAGGCCAGCATCATCTTCACTTCGGTCGGTTTGAACACCCGACCATAGCGCTCCATGTAGTTGTCCTGCACCTCGACGTCGGACTGGGTGAAGAAGCGGAAGATCTGCGTCAGCAGGTTCCGTTCCTTGTCGTTCAGCTTGACGGCCCAGTCCTTGAGGTCCTCGCCCAGCGGCACCTCTTCCGGCATCCAGTGGACCTGCTGCTGCTTCTTCCAGAAGTCGTAGGCCCAGGGATAGCGGAACGGCTTGTAGCCGCCCGACGGGGTCATAAGGCCAGGCAGGATCAGCGACGACGTAGCGGACATGACAGAGCCTCGGAGCGAGAATCGAGCGGACGGGTTAGGTAAGGTACGGCAGGCCGGCGCCCGACGCACGCCCAAGAGTGCCCCACTACATCTGGTGTGACAATGGGCCTCAGCCACAAGATAGAGGAGGACCTGTGGACAAGAAGTACACGCTGTTCAGCGCGCTCGGCTCCGGCGGCGTGCCCGTCGAGGCCGCTATGTCCTTGATCGGCCTGACCTATGAAGTGGTCGAGGCTCCGACCTGGGAGGGCGAGGCGCAGCAGGCCAAGGTCGCGGCGATCAATCCCCTTAAGCAGATTCCGGCCCTGGTCACCCACAAGGGCGAGACGATCACCGAAAGCGCCGCCATCCTGATGTGGCTGGCCGACCGCTATCCGAAGGCGCGCCTGGCCCCCGCCATCGACGGCCCCGTCCGCGCCCAGTACCTGCGCTGGATGACCTTCATCCCCGCCTCGATCTATTCCCTGTACTGGATCAGCGACGCCCCCTCGCGCCTGGTCGGCGACGACGAAGCCCTCCAGGCCCAGGTCAAGGCCGCGATCAAGGAGCGCATCGTCGACTGCTGGCGGATGATGGACAGCCAGATCACGCCCGGCCGCTACCTGCTGGGCGACGAGCTGACGGTGCTCGACCTCTACGTCACGGTGCTCAGCCGCTGGGGGCCGAGGCGGGTGCGGTTCTACGAGGCCGCGCCGAAGATGACCGAGGTGGTGAAGCGGGTGGACGCCGATCCGAGGCTGGCGGACTTCTGGGCGAAGCGGTTCCCGTTCTTTGACGGGTGGGAGCGGTTGGGGCAGCAGGGGTGAGGGCTAGAAGCGATGCAGCTGAGCTATGGGTGAAAGGCTGCCCACATTCAGTACTAGTGGCTCCCTTTGCATGGCCACGCTGGATTCGCCCGGCCCAATTTCCAAAGCAAGGCTGACGTTCTCGGCCCGAAATGTCCCTTTGCGTCCTATGACGATCCGATATTCAGCCTGCCACGACCAATCTGGCGGCTTGATAAACGCGACTTTCTCGGGAAGAGCCCAATCG
Coding sequences within:
- a CDS encoding DUF6491 family protein codes for the protein MSKIAHIARAALVGLAISAPLALSGAAAAQDTTPAPAEKAAKPARQCFYLSDWRGWTAPDKDTLYLKVRGKDVYKVDLAYGSNQLTWPGTHLVSIVRGVDSVCGPLDLDLRVSDGFGMAIPIRAKTITKLTPEQIALIPKKYKP
- a CDS encoding 2-dehydropantoate 2-reductase; its protein translation is MTSIAVIGPGAVGGTVAAWLAQKAEHAVTVCVRTPFETLAVETPEGTITATPRVAASPQSLEDGGLSPVDWVLVTTKTYDTDGTMAWLDALVGPETRVAILRNGVEHAEPFAGRIDAERLVPAVVDIPAERSAPGRVLQRRNGWIKVPAGAAGEAFAALFAHTPIAVETVADFTTEAWKKLALNCAGAVNALILKPAGVAQDEGAAEVMRTLVRECVAVGRAEGAELSDDLPDQVIAGYRAADPGSVNSLHADRAAGRPMELDARNGVIVRKGAAHGIAAPANAMVVALLNAAAL
- a CDS encoding ribonucleotide-diphosphate reductase subunit beta, translated to MSATSSLILPGLMTPSGGYKPFRYPWAYDFWKKQQQVHWMPEEVPLGEDLKDWAVKLNDKERNLLTQIFRFFTQSDVEVQDNYMERYGRVFKPTEVKMMLASFANMETIHIAAYALLLETIGMPETEFSAFMEYEAMKAKHDYMQTFGVDSNADICRTLAMFGGFTEGLQLFASFAMLMNFPRFNKMKGMGQIVSWSIRDESLHCDGIIKLYHAFNKETNAVTKAVADDIVDCCKHVVGLEDKFIDLAFEAGDVQGMTPDDIKQYIRFIADWRLRQLQLPEVYGVKENPLPWLQSLLSGVEHANFFEARATEYSKAATKGSWHGAEGVWTSFDEMMKKRSDQVLPAE
- a CDS encoding glutathione S-transferase family protein codes for the protein MDKKYTLFSALGSGGVPVEAAMSLIGLTYEVVEAPTWEGEAQQAKVAAINPLKQIPALVTHKGETITESAAILMWLADRYPKARLAPAIDGPVRAQYLRWMTFIPASIYSLYWISDAPSRLVGDDEALQAQVKAAIKERIVDCWRMMDSQITPGRYLLGDELTVLDLYVTVLSRWGPRRVRFYEAAPKMTEVVKRVDADPRLADFWAKRFPFFDGWERLGQQG